AACAACCCTGCCCCAGCCAGCATTTTCAACTAGTGTGGGAACCAAATAAATAATCTCCCAGTGCCATCTGTTAGAAGAAGCGTAAATGATCTGAAGGCCTCCTAAAATGCCAACAATTCCATTTATCCACAGCAATTTGTTTGATTTCATAAGCATCTCACTCTTTCCTTTTTAAAATAGTATACCGAGCCACTTTCTAATTTGTCAACTATTACAAAAGAATGAGTGTCTCATCCGATAAATCCGTTTTCATTCAAATTATCTTATGATACAATAAACTCATGCACAAGAAAACAGTTATTGATTTTAAAGACTTGGGCCGGCGCTTGATTTTCAGCCAGCCCATCAAAGAGCTCAAAACGCGCGAGTTGGCCGAAGTCAGAGCGATTCTGCAAGAAGTTGAGGACTGGCAGAAAAAGGGATTTTATGCAGTCGGCTATGTCAGCTACGAAGCGGCTCCTGCTTTTGAGGAAAAACTCCAGGTCCACAAAAGCCCTCTGCTGGGCGAGTACCTGATTTACTTTACCATTCATGACAGGGCTGATGAAGCCCCTTTCCCATTGGCTTACGACGATGTAGAAATGCCAGCGCAATGGCAGAGCCTGACGACTGAGCAAGAGTATGAAAAGGCCATCGGAACCATTCACCATCATATCCGTCAGGGCGATACTTATCAGGTCAACTACACGGTGCAGCTGGGCGCAGAGCTTAATCCACAGGACAGTTGGGCTATTTACAACCGTCTGGTCGTTGAGCAAAACGCCGCCTACAATGCCTACGTAGAGCACGATCATCAAGCAGTCTTATCCATCAGTCCTGAGCTCTTTTTCGAGGAGCACCGAGGTGAGCTGACAACACGGCCGATGAAAGGGACTACCAATCGCGGTCTGACAGTCGCTGCGGACTTGGAACAGGCGGACTGGCTCCGCCAGGATCCTAAAAATCGAGCGGAAAATATGATGATCGTTGATCTGCTACGCAATGACATGAACCGCATTTCAGAGATTGGCAGCGAGCGAGTCGAGCAGCTGTGTCAGGTCGAGCAGTATTCCACTGTCTGGCAAATGATCTCCACCATCAAAAGCCAACTGCAGCCCGATATTGGTCTAGAAGACATTTTTGATGCCCTCTTTCCTTGCGGCTCTATCACAGGCGCTCCAAAGATTTCGACCATGGCTATCATCAAGGCGACAGAAAAATCCGCCCGCGGTGTCTACTGCGGTACAGTTGGTATCTGCCTGCCAGACCAGAGACGGATTTTCAATGTAGCCATCCGCACCATTCAGCTAGAAGATGGCAAGGCTATCTACGGTGTCGGCGGCGGCATCACTTGGGATAGTACATGGAAAGCTGAGTATATCGAAACCCAGCAAAAATCTGCTGTTCTTTATCGGAAAAATCCGCAGTTTGACCTGATTACGACAGGGAAGATTGAGCAAGGTCGCCTGACTTTCCAAGACCAACATCTGAAGCGTCTACGGGAAGCTGCCCGTTACTTTGCTTATCCATTTGATGAGGAAAAACTGAAGGCAGAGTTGAACCAAACCTTAGCGGAACTGGAGCCAAGTACGGACTACCGCCTGCGGATCTCCATCTCCAAATCTGGAAAAGTGACCTGCCAGCTAGAAAAGCTGCAGGCACTCCCAGAAGCTTTCTGCAAGGCCATCCTCGTCCCACAAAATGCCAACTTGCATCAGCCTTTCACTTTCTTTAAAACCAGCTATCGACCACACCTAAGCCTAATCCAGCAGGAGCAGATTTACTATAATGCCCAAGGCCAGCTACTAGAAAGCTCCATCGGTAACCTAGTCCTCCAGTTGGAGGGCCACCTCTACACGCCACCAGCCGAGCTAGGGCTTTTGAATGGCATCTACCGCCAGCATCTCTTGGAAACAGGTCAAGCCACAGAAAAAATCCTCAGCTTAGACGACTTAAAATCAGCAGAAAAAATCTACGCCTGCAACGCACTACGCGGCCTTTATGAATTGGAAATAGATGATTAGAGAGTGGGACAGAAATCGGTAATTCGTTAGAATTCGATTTCGTCGTCCCACCTCCGCACAGTTGAGTAGGGCTGTAAAAGCTGATGAAATCAGCGTAGTAGAGCCCACTCAACCACTGCGTCTTGCTCGACAATCCAAAGACAATTGAGAGGCTAGGACTTTTGTCCCAGCCTCTTTTTCTATAGGCCTCAGTCCGCTTAAACACGAATTATCATTTCTATTTCAAGATTTTAGAAATATTTTAGAAATGCTTGATGAATACTTAATAAGTGTCCGATATACTGGATAGTGAGGAAAGGATTTCCAAGAATAAAGCAAAAGGAGAAGTAAAACCATGGAAAATATTTTAGTTTTACAAGGGGTCAGCAAAAAGTTCGGCCAGCAGCAGGCTCTGAGCGATGTCAATCTGACCATCAAAAAAGGGGATATCTACGGTCTCATCGGTAAAAACGGAGCTGGTAAAACCACTCTGATCAAAATCATGACCCAGCTGATGCATGCCAGCAACGGAACCGTATCTCTCTTTGGTTCCAGCAATCAGGCAGAATGGACACAAGCCCTCAAGCGGGTCGGCTCGGTCATTGAAACGCCCGTTGCCCACAACCACTTGACCGCCTACGAAAATCTCAGCTACTACTGCAAACTGCGTCAGATTCCTAATGCCGAGAAGGCCATCCAAGAAACCTTGGAATACGTGAACTTAACAGATACTGGCAAGAAGGAATTCAGAGATTTTTCTCTCGGTATGAAGCAGCGTTTGGGAATTGCCATTGCCTTATTGTCTAAGCCAGATTTGATGATTCTAGACGAACCTATCAACGGACTAGATCCTGTCGGCATCAAGGAATTCCGCCAGCTTGTCCAAAAGCTCAATGAAGAGCTGGGCATGACCTTTGTTATTTCCAGTCATATCCTATCCGAGCTCTATCTAGTCGCTACGCGCTTTGGCATCATCGACCAAGGTCATATGATCAAGGAAATTTCCAAGGCTGAATTTGAAGAGCAAAGCGAAGATTATATCGTCTTGAAAACGGACCATTTGGAGGAAGCCAGCCAGCTGCTCCAAGATCAATTAGGCTACCGCATCAAGGTGGTCAATGCTCTCAATGAGATCCATATCTTTACACACTCACACAATATCAACAATATCGTAAAAGAGCTAGCCACAGCTGACTTAGTCATTCAAGAAATCTACTATGCACGACAAAATCTCGAAAATTTCTTTACAGATTTACTTGATCAAAACCAGGGAGGTCTATCATGATTCAAACAATTCGCGCTGACTTTTACCGCCTCTTCCACTCCAAGGGCTTTTGGATTACTGAGTTCGTTTTGCTAGCCAATATCCTGCTCGGCGTCCTCTATAAGGTTACCAGCAGATTTGGAACATCCATCTCAACGGATGGACAAAACATCACTCAGCAAGTACCAGTAAAAATGACAGGTATCAATGCTCTTGCCCATTTCTCTGGACATTCTGACAGTATTATATTTTTCACTCTCATTGTCGTCTGCCTCTTATTAGGTGTGGACTTGTCCCGCAAGCTTTATAAAAACAGCCTCGCTCACGGTATTTCACGGACAGAGTTCTTCCTATCTAAAACTTTGGTCTCCTTTGTTGTCGCCATCTTCCAATTCATTCTCTTGCTAGGGCTATCCTTCATCATCGCTAGCTCTATCAATGGAATTGGGACAGCTCCGACAGGTTTCTTTGGCCAATTTTTGCTAACCATTCTCGTCCAGCTCATGATAACCATCGCTTGGATTGGCATCGTGTCTTTCGTTCTCTATCTCAGCCATTCTATTGCTGCGGTCTTTATTACCTATTTTGTCGGAAGCGCCCTGCTCATCTTTCCAGTCTTGCTCTATCCTCATATAGAATGGTTCCGCTATTTAACCTTACAATTTGGAATAGAGATGGCTGCGGATCCTGCTGTAGTTTTGCAAGCTAGTTTAGTCGCGATTGGCATAGCAGTCTTCTTCCTAGGCAGTAGCCTCCTCATTTTCAAGAAAAAAGATCTCTAAAACCAAAGAATCAGCTAATCTTCTGACTAGCTGATTCTTTTTTATAAGGCCACAATCAATTCAAACCAATCGTCCTCTGCTTGAATGGTCAAGTCACCACCTAAGATTTCGACCAGCTGCTGGGTGATATAAAGGCCCAACCCAGACGATTCCTCACTGCTGGAGAGATTTTCAGAATAGAAGCGATTGGTTAGCTTATCCAGATGCAAGATGGGCTTCTGAACCTTATTTTTGACCTGAAAAATAACCTTTTGTCCTTCTTTTTTCAGACTGATGCTGGCTACTTCTCGGCCATGTTTAAGGACATTGCTGAGCATGTTCTGGACGATTCGATCAAAGATATCACTGTCCGTTTCCAAAAGCAGATTTTCAGACAAATCCACATCTAAATCAATCTCTGCTTGCTGAAAGGCATCATAGTAGGCAAAGAGTTGCTGGGTGACCAGCTGGGATAGGTCTACCCGCTGCAACTTCGGTCGAATGGCTCCTTCCATCAAGCGACGGTATTCCATTAGAGCCTCCAAGCGTCTGGATACCATACTTAGATTATCCGCAATCTTTTGCAGCTGCTGGTCCATCTGGTCCTTATCAGCATCTTTAAGTAGCTGTTGCGTATAGCCACTAGCAATGGTCAGTGGCGTTCGGATATCGTGGGCAATGTTACTGATGGCCATATCCAAGGTTTTCTTTTCCTGCTGGGTCACAAAGGACATCTTATCAATTTCCTGAAAAAGCTGCTCCACCTCGTCAGTCAGAGCCACTAGGCTAGGAGATTGATCTCTCAAGGTAAGCCGAACTTGACTTCCTGTACGACGTTTGTCACGGATCTGGCTGGTCAGACTACGAATCGTCAGATGATAACGAACCAGCAAGATTGACAAGAAGAGCATGAGCCCGAAGGCAAAAATCAACCACATAGCTAATCCTCCTTGAGCCGCACGCCCAGACCCCAAATGGTCTCGATATAGTCTGTCGAACTATCCAGCTGGGCTAATTTCTTACGAAGATTGCTGAGATGGGCATTGAGCGTATTATCGCCTGGCAGATAGGTCTCCTCCCAGACCGACTCATACAGCTCCTCCTTGGTAAAAATCTTTTTAGGATGAGCCAGCAAGGTCTGGAAAATCTGAAATTCCTTTTTCCCTAGCCGCATGGACTGGTCACCAGAAGCAATTTCAAAGGTATCTGGCAAAAGGCGGATATTTTTGATTGAGGTCTCCCCAGCAGGCTTAGACTGAGGCTGCTGACTACCTCGCAATTGGACAGTGACACGCGCCGCCACTTCATCTAGATTAAAAGGCTTGACAATGTAGTCATTGGCACCGTCCAGCAGATACTGGCTCACGAGACTCTTTTCGCCCAGGGCGGTCAGCATGACTACCGGCACCTGACTGGTCTTGCGAATTTCCCTCAGCACCTCATCGCCATTTTTTCCCGGCAGCATAATATCCAGCAGGACTAGATGAATCTCTTCTTCCGCAAAAATCCGCAGTCCCTCGGTTCCAGAATAAGCTGAAAACACTACGTGCTCCTGCGTAAAGAGATTTTTCAAAATCTCATGAATATCATTGTTGTCTTCAATTAGTAAAAGATTGGCCATCATCATTCTCCAATAGCTTGATAAAACTAGTGTAGCAAGGATGAGCCAGCAAGTCAATCAAATATAAACGATGCAAAAGAAAGAGAGTGGGACAGAAATCGGTAATTCGTTAGAATTCGATTTCGTCGTCCCACCTCCGCACAGTTGAGTAGGGCTGTAAAAGCTGATGAAATCAGCGTAGTAGAGCCCACTTCAACCACTGCGTCTTGCTCGACAATCCAAAGACAATTGAGAGGCTAGGACTTTTGTCCCAGCCTCCTTGATGTTATTTGACAGATGCTCCATTAGTCGCGATGACTTCCTTATACCAGTCAAAGGATTTTTTCTTGGAACGTTTGAGTGTTCCCCTGCCTTCATTGTCCCGATCCACATAGATAAAGCCATAGCGCTTCTTCATCTCGCCAGTGCCGGCTGATACTAGGTCGATACAGCCCCAGGTCGTGTAGCCCCACAGCACCACGCCGTCTTCATTGATGGCTTCCCGCATGGCCTTAACATGGGCCGCCAGATAGTCAATCCGGTAATCATCAGCCACATAGCCATTTTCATCCGGAGTATCCACTGCACCCAGACCATTTTCCACGATAAACATGGGCTTCTGATAACGATCCCAGATGGTATTTAGCGTAATGCGCAAGCCCAGTGGATCGATCTGCCAGCCCCACTCAGAAGCTTCCAAATAAGGGTTCTTGAGAGAAGCAAAGATATTGCCCTCGGTCAGCTCATTTACCTTAGGATCGCCCGAAGCTACTCTACTAGCATAGTATGAGAAGGAAATGAAGTCCACCGTATGCTCCTTGAGCAGCTGCAGGTCTTCTTCTGTCATTTCGACAGTGATGCCCTCGCGCTCCCAAGCTTTCTTAGCATAGTTAGGATATTCGCCACGCACCTGCACATCAATGAAGAAATAGTTTTTCCTGTCTTCCTCCATACCAGCCCATACATCGCGTGGATCGCAGGTGTTAGGATAATTTTGTCCTGCCGCCAGCATACAGCCGACCTTATTTTCTGGATCAATCTCATGAGCCAGCTTAGTAGCAATGGCTGACGCGACCAGCTCATGATGGGCCGCTTGATACTTGACCTGCTCTTCATTTTCGCCTCCTTCAAAGCAGAGCCCCGCCCCCATAAATGGTGCATGCAGAATCATATTAATTTCATTGAAGGTCAGCCAGTACTTGACCAATCCCTTGTAGCGGGTAAAGAGAGTGCGGCAGAGACGCTCGTAAAATTCCAACATCTTACGGCTCCGCCAACCACCATATTGCTCAATTAAGTGCATGGGACAGTCAAAGTGAGTAATAGTCACCAAGGGCTCAATGCCGTACTTGTGGCATTCCTTAAAGAGGTCTTCGTAAAATTTCAGGCCAGCTTCATTGGGCTCCAGCTCATCCCCCTTAGGGAAAATCCGGCTCCAAGCAATGGACAGCCGATAGGTCTTAAAACCCATCTCACCAAAGAGGGCAATGTCCTCCTTAAAGCGATGGTACATATCAATGGCTTCCTTGGCTGGGTAGAAATAGCCTTCCTCAAAGTCAAACATCCTTTTCTTACCCGTGATAATGGCCAGACGCTCCTCACCAATCGGCACCACGTCTACGTTGGCCAGCCCACGACCATCTGCATCATAAGCACCTTCACACTGGTTGGCAGCTGTCGCTCCGCCCCACAGGAAACCATCCGGAAAAGTCAGTTTTTCAGTCATAATTCTACTCGCTTTCTTATTTGATTGTTTATTTACTTATATTATAGCTCATTCTGTAAACCTTTTCTTATAAAAACTGCGAAATACTGATACTATTCTACTATTTTGTTTTATTCGACAAATTTTCAGGGTTCGGTTTTTTAAAGAGATCGTCTTCAAAGAAAAAGGCAATTAGCCTCTCCTAAAACAAAAAAGAAGACTGAAAACCTGTCTTCTCTGTCCTTTTAAATCAAAGCCGTGATGGCCGTCACTAGGCCAAAAACGATACCAGGTGCATTTGCTGCTGCAAGCGGAATATCTCTTTCTTTTTTGAACAATCCGTAGTAGACCCAAAGGCTACAGTTGATTGCTGCAACGAGCGGCTGGATAAAATTCCCTTTTTGCCCCGCTAGGTTGTTCATGATTTGTGGAAAATAGGACACATACATCATTACGGACATAAAGGTTGCAACCCATCCCAAAATTTTCATTTGTTTTTCAGACATTTTCTATACCTCTTTCATTTTTAGGTTATATTTTATAATGATAGTCCAAAACAATCAAGCCCTTTTATCCCTTTGTTATGAAGATGTAAACTATCACAATCTTGTGATAAGAAAGAAGACAAAGAAAAAGACCGGATTGCTCCGATCTTTTCAAGTTTCTCTCTATAAAAATCATTGAATAAACAAGGCATCGAACCGCAGGCAGTACTGGAGTACGGCAAGGTGAAGATAACGCAGTTTATTCTTTGATTTTCGATGAGAGGAATTATTTAATTGCGCGTGATTGCAAACCTTCTTCTTCCAAGAAGAGACGGAATGGTACGAGTTCTTCCGCTTCGTATTTTTCCTTGAAGGCTTTGATCGCTTCTTCTGAGTGAAGTTTTGGATCGAGTTCAAGCACTTCTACTGGAAGTGGACGGTGTTGCGTGATGCGAGCATCGATAACAACAGTTTTACCTTCTTTGTTCAATTTAACAGCTTCTGCAACAACTGCATCGATATCTTCGATACGGTCAACTGTAAATCCAACAGCTCCTTGAGCTTCAGCGATTTTCGCATAGTCTGCATTAGGGAAGTCACAACCAAACAAGTGTTTGTTTGTGTCTTCGTATTTGTCCTTGATGAAGGCATATTTACCATTTGAGAAGACAACGTTGATAACTGGAAGGTCGTATTGAACGTTTGTGATCACGTCTGGGTAGCACATGTTGAATGCACCGTCACCCATGATGTTCCATACTTGGCGATCTGGATTGTCTTTCTTAGCAGCGATACCACCAGGAAGGGCAATACCCATTGTCGCAAAGAGTGGAGATGTACGCCACATGTTCTTAGGTGTCATGTGAAGGTGACGAGTAGATGTTTGAGTAGTGTCACCTACGTCGATTGAGTAGATAGCATCTTGATCAGCATGTTTGTTGATTGCATTGTAAACTTGGTACAATTGCAATTCACCCTCAGTTTTACCTTCGAGTTTGTTCATGTAATCACGCCAGTTTTGGTTGTTCTTCACGTTTGCACGCCACCATGGAGTTGATTCAACTGGGTTTACTTTGTCAAGGATTGCTTTCGCTGCTTGACCTGCATCACCAAGGATAGACGCGTCAAGGGCATGACGTTTACCAAGTTTGTAAGGGTCGATATCGACTTGGATGAATTTTTCAGTGTTCTTGAAGGCTTCGTACACTTCAGCAAATGGGAAGTTTGATCCAAGGAAAAGAACTGTGTCTGCTTCAAAGACCACTTCGTTGGCTGGTTTCCAACCAACACGGTAAGCAGAACCTGTCAAACCTTCATAGTTCCATTCGAAAGCTTCAAAGTTTTTACCAGTTGTGATGATTGGTGCTTTGATTTTACGTGACAATTCAGTAATCACTTCACCAGCTTTAACACCACCGTAACCAGCGTAGATAACTGGACGTTCAGCATTGTTCAAGATTTCAACCGCTTTGTCGATTTCAACTTCGTTCAAAGCAGGAGCGATGAATGAACGCTCGTAAGAACCTGAACCGTAGTATGAGTTCTCGTCGATTTCTTGGAAACCGAAGTTTACTGGAATTTCAACAACAGCTGGACCCTTTTTAGAAACTGCAGCACGGCAAGCTTCGTCGATTACTTTTGGCAATTGCTCAGCGTAGGCTACACGTTTGTTGTAAACAGCGATACCGTTGTACATTGGGTTTTGGTTCAATTCTTGGAAGGCATCCATGTTGAGTTCATTCACTGGACGTGATCCAAGGATAGCAAGGAATGGAGTATTGTCCATAGCTGCATCGTAAACACCGTTAATCAAGTGAGTCGCACCCGGACCACCTGAACCAACTGCAACCCCGATTGAGCCGCCGAATTTAGCTTGCATCACCGCTGCAAGAGCACCTGTTTCTTCGTGGCGAACTTGCAAGAAGCGGATATCTTTGTCTTCAGCCAAAGCGTCCATCAATGAGCTGAGTGTTCCTGATGGGATACCGTAGATAGTATCTACGCCCCATGTCTTCAATACATTGAGCATTGCTGCAGATGCAGTAATTTTCCCTTGAGTCATTCTAACTCTCCTTTAAATCTATATTGATCCTTTAAAAATGTAGCATAGCGCTTCTACTCCATCTTTGCGATCAGGTTTCGTTTTGAAAATGAGTTTTTTCTGACATTTCTCATGAAAACGATTTACAAAACGATTACAGTATTAATTTATCACAAAGAGATTCACATGTATAAGAATCTGCTCAGAGATACTCAATCCCTATTACATAACAGATGCTCTTTTTGAGAAAATTTCACAAACTATAGTAGAATAGGATATTTTATTATAATTTGCATGCACCTCTAAGACTTGTAGCTGTAGGAAATTAAACAAAAAGCGATACAAAATTCTGTATCACTTTTTATTTCATTTAATCAATTTTCTCAACATTGAGAAGCAGCGAGCTAGTCAAAACAGACAAAGAACTAAGGGCCATAGCAAGACCTGCTAGTTCTGGATTGAGGGTCAATCCCAGTCCTACAAAGACTCCAGCAGCAATTGGAATCCCAAGGATATTGTAGATAGAGGCCCAGAAGAGATTGAGTAAGATCCTGCGGAAGGTCTTTTGACTCATGTCAAAGGCGCGCACAACGCCAAGTAAATCATTTTGCGTGAGCACGATGCCACCGGACTCGATCGCAATATCCGTTCCAGATCCCATAGCGATCCCCACATCCGCGATCGAGAGAGCTGGAGCATCATTGATCCCATCTCCAACAAAGGCGACCTTGCTAGCTTCTTGCAGTTTTTGGATGGCGCTAGCTTTTTCTTGAGGAAGGACATCAGCAATGACGGTGTCAATTCCCACTTGCTTAGCAATAGCTTGGGCCACCCGTTCATTATCCCCCGTTAACATGACCGTTTTCAAGCCCCGTTCTTTGAGCTTTTTGATCGCTTCTTTTGAGCTGGCCTTCGGAGCATCTTGAATGGCAATCAAGCCAATCACTTGCCCATCCACAGACAAACTGATCACTGTTTTGGCCTGCTCTTGCAACTCTACCATCCGTTTTTCAAGCTCCGGATCCATCGCTGTCCCGTCATGAAGTTTGCCATTTCCCAAGGTCACCAACTGCTGGTCGATCTGACCTTGGACCCCTTTTCCTTCAATCGCTTGGAAGTTTTCCACAGGGGATAACACCAAACCTTTTTCTTCTGCTTGGGATAACACCGCTTGGGCTAGTGGATGTTCTGAAAAAGTTTCAAGACTAGCAGCCAGTGTCAAGACACGCGCTTCATCTCCTACAACATCGGTTACAAGTGGTTGGCCAATGGTAATAGTCCCTGTCTTATCAAACACAACGGTTTGAATCTTTTGCACTTCTTGCAGAACTGTTCCATTTTTAATCAGAACCCCCATCTTGGCACTACGGCCGGTTCCGACCATCAGGGCTGTTGGGGTTGCTAAACCAAGGGCACAAGGACAGGCAATAATGAGGACAGAGACTGCATAGAGCATGGCCTCTTGAAGCGACGCGCCCAGAAGCACGGACCAAACCCAGAAAGTCGCAATGGCCAAAATCGTCACCACTGGAACAAAGATACCTGAAATCTTATCCGTCAAATCTTGAATAGGAGCACGACTGGATTGGGCCATTTTGACAAAGTCCACAATTTGAGATAAGAGGGTCTCACTACCGACTTTTTCAGCCTTAAAGAGAATGGTCCCATTGCTGTTGATAGTGGAGCCGATAACTGCATCACCAACTGATTTTTCCACAGGCAAGCTTTCACCTGTCACCATCGACTCATCAATGGTCGTACTTCCTTCTACAATCGTCCCATCAACCGCGATCTTTTCCCCAGGACGGACCCGAATCAAGTCATCAATTTGGATATCTTCTGCCGCCACCTCGACATAGTTCCCATCACGGAGAACTTGAGCCGTTTTTGCCTGCAAATCCAACAACTTTTCCACAGCCTCGGAGGCATTGTTACGCATCCGTTCTTCAAAGATTTGCCCTAAGAGGATAAAGAAGATGATAAAACCCGCAGCCTCAAAGTATACTGGCTGACCAGTAAAAAGGGCAAATACACTATAGACATAGGCTACCAGGGTTCCAAGAGCTACCAAGGTATCCATATTGGAATGGTGCTTCTTAAATGAGGCCCAGGCACTCTTGATAAAAGGAACTCCTGCTACCAACATGATCGGCGTTGTCGCTAGAAAAGTCCCCCAGCGACTGACTGGATGGGATACAAATCCTGCCATCATCCCGATCATCAAGATCAATAAGGGAAGAGTAAAGATACTAGTAATCCAAAAGCGACCCAGTAAACTTAAGACACGACGGCGTTTTTCCACAACCGTGTAAGAACCCTTTTGCATCTTCATTCCACATGAAAACTCGAAGTCCCCTGTTTCTGTCGGGGTAAAGGATATCACCTTATCCACACCGACTTCCAAAGGCTCTAAAATCCCCTGATCTTCAAACAGAATTTCCTTGTAACAGCCGGAAGGATTGACCCGATGGAAGGTGATTTCAGCAGGGATCCCTTTTTGAAGTTGAAATTCCTTTGGACTATAGCCTTTTTCTGCTGTAATACGGATCTTTTGCACTCCGTTTTCCACAACTGATTTTTGTTTTTCTACCATACCTACTCCTTTATTCCACAATCATGTGACCATGCATCATGTTCATTCCACATGAATACCCATATTCGCCCGCTTTTTCTGGCGTAATTTCAATGACATGTTTTTCACCTAAAGGCAAATCTTCATGAACGCCAAAATCTGGAAAGATCACTTGAGCCAGACATGAAGATGGATCCTTGCGATGAAAGATGATCCGGGCTGGAACATTCTTTTTCAGGACAATGGTTTCAGGCGAATAGCCCCCCATGACTTCGACTTCAATTTCTTGATAACCTGATTTCTGACGAGCGTGGCCGCTTACCTTTTCATGCTCTGCAAAGAACCACCAAGCAATAAAAGCAACCACAAGTAAACAAACAATACTAATCAACAATCCAAACATGGAATTTCCTTCTTTCTATTACATACAATTGCAAGGGACTGTTTCGACAGCCTCTGCTTTCTTTTCTTCCAGGACCTGCTGCAGCTGATTAAGAT
Above is a window of Streptococcus cristatus ATCC 51100 DNA encoding:
- the pabB gene encoding aminodeoxychorismate synthase component I, with amino-acid sequence MHKKTVIDFKDLGRRLIFSQPIKELKTRELAEVRAILQEVEDWQKKGFYAVGYVSYEAAPAFEEKLQVHKSPLLGEYLIYFTIHDRADEAPFPLAYDDVEMPAQWQSLTTEQEYEKAIGTIHHHIRQGDTYQVNYTVQLGAELNPQDSWAIYNRLVVEQNAAYNAYVEHDHQAVLSISPELFFEEHRGELTTRPMKGTTNRGLTVAADLEQADWLRQDPKNRAENMMIVDLLRNDMNRISEIGSERVEQLCQVEQYSTVWQMISTIKSQLQPDIGLEDIFDALFPCGSITGAPKISTMAIIKATEKSARGVYCGTVGICLPDQRRIFNVAIRTIQLEDGKAIYGVGGGITWDSTWKAEYIETQQKSAVLYRKNPQFDLITTGKIEQGRLTFQDQHLKRLREAARYFAYPFDEEKLKAELNQTLAELEPSTDYRLRISISKSGKVTCQLEKLQALPEAFCKAILVPQNANLHQPFTFFKTSYRPHLSLIQQEQIYYNAQGQLLESSIGNLVLQLEGHLYTPPAELGLLNGIYRQHLLETGQATEKILSLDDLKSAEKIYACNALRGLYELEIDD
- a CDS encoding ATP-binding cassette domain-containing protein; amino-acid sequence: MENILVLQGVSKKFGQQQALSDVNLTIKKGDIYGLIGKNGAGKTTLIKIMTQLMHASNGTVSLFGSSNQAEWTQALKRVGSVIETPVAHNHLTAYENLSYYCKLRQIPNAEKAIQETLEYVNLTDTGKKEFRDFSLGMKQRLGIAIALLSKPDLMILDEPINGLDPVGIKEFRQLVQKLNEELGMTFVISSHILSELYLVATRFGIIDQGHMIKEISKAEFEEQSEDYIVLKTDHLEEASQLLQDQLGYRIKVVNALNEIHIFTHSHNINNIVKELATADLVIQEIYYARQNLENFFTDLLDQNQGGLS
- a CDS encoding lantibiotic ABC transporter permease, whose translation is MIQTIRADFYRLFHSKGFWITEFVLLANILLGVLYKVTSRFGTSISTDGQNITQQVPVKMTGINALAHFSGHSDSIIFFTLIVVCLLLGVDLSRKLYKNSLAHGISRTEFFLSKTLVSFVVAIFQFILLLGLSFIIASSINGIGTAPTGFFGQFLLTILVQLMITIAWIGIVSFVLYLSHSIAAVFITYFVGSALLIFPVLLYPHIEWFRYLTLQFGIEMAADPAVVLQASLVAIGIAVFFLGSSLLIFKKKDL
- a CDS encoding sensor histidine kinase; this encodes MWLIFAFGLMLFLSILLVRYHLTIRSLTSQIRDKRRTGSQVRLTLRDQSPSLVALTDEVEQLFQEIDKMSFVTQQEKKTLDMAISNIAHDIRTPLTIASGYTQQLLKDADKDQMDQQLQKIADNLSMVSRRLEALMEYRRLMEGAIRPKLQRVDLSQLVTQQLFAYYDAFQQAEIDLDVDLSENLLLETDSDIFDRIVQNMLSNVLKHGREVASISLKKEGQKVIFQVKNKVQKPILHLDKLTNRFYSENLSSSEESSGLGLYITQQLVEILGGDLTIQAEDDWFELIVAL
- a CDS encoding response regulator transcription factor, whose protein sequence is MANLLLIEDNNDIHEILKNLFTQEHVVFSAYSGTEGLRIFAEEEIHLVLLDIMLPGKNGDEVLREIRKTSQVPVVMLTALGEKSLVSQYLLDGANDYIVKPFNLDEVAARVTVQLRGSQQPQSKPAGETSIKNIRLLPDTFEIASGDQSMRLGKKEFQIFQTLLAHPKKIFTKEELYESVWEETYLPGDNTLNAHLSNLRKKLAQLDSSTDYIETIWGLGVRLKED
- a CDS encoding 6-phospho-beta-glucosidase — its product is MTEKLTFPDGFLWGGATAANQCEGAYDADGRGLANVDVVPIGEERLAIITGKKRMFDFEEGYFYPAKEAIDMYHRFKEDIALFGEMGFKTYRLSIAWSRIFPKGDELEPNEAGLKFYEDLFKECHKYGIEPLVTITHFDCPMHLIEQYGGWRSRKMLEFYERLCRTLFTRYKGLVKYWLTFNEINMILHAPFMGAGLCFEGGENEEQVKYQAAHHELVASAIATKLAHEIDPENKVGCMLAAGQNYPNTCDPRDVWAGMEEDRKNYFFIDVQVRGEYPNYAKKAWEREGITVEMTEEDLQLLKEHTVDFISFSYYASRVASGDPKVNELTEGNIFASLKNPYLEASEWGWQIDPLGLRITLNTIWDRYQKPMFIVENGLGAVDTPDENGYVADDYRIDYLAAHVKAMREAINEDGVVLWGYTTWGCIDLVSAGTGEMKKRYGFIYVDRDNEGRGTLKRSKKKSFDWYKEVIATNGASVK
- a CDS encoding SemiSWEET family transporter codes for the protein MSEKQMKILGWVATFMSVMMYVSYFPQIMNNLAGQKGNFIQPLVAAINCSLWVYYGLFKKERDIPLAAANAPGIVFGLVTAITALI